Sequence from the Leptospira dzoumogneensis genome:
TTTCTAACTTTAGGCTGGAGCATTCTCCTTGCCTCCTCTTATGGTGCATTGCACCATCTATGACCAGTCTTTTTGCGGCGCACTACGGGCCAAGCAAAAAACCGTCCGATTTTTGGAGTTTGGGAAAAAAAGTCGGGTTTTTGAGGGAGCATCTGGCCCTTAAGAAATTGGAAGCAGATCGGCGAAGAAGCATCGGAAACAATTTTCATTTTGGAGTTATTTCCAAAAGAATAACTCTCATTCTTTCACTCTAGTTTTTTCTATTCTTCTCTATACATATTTGAGTTACTTGCGAGACCTTCTCAACTATAGGCAATTGGAAAAAAATTTCCAAGAGAAGAGTAAATCTTTCGGTATAAAAAATTTCAAAACATAGATCGGAACGTTTAGAAGAAGTTTGGAAATAAATTTACTAACCTAAAATGAGTATTTGTATTTGCGTTCCCTTCTCAAAACGATTCTCAAACCGAAATAAATATAACATTCGATTTATTTAATATAATTTTCTAAAAATAAAATTTTTGATGCAAATTTTTGTAACTGCTTCGTCATAATATTTAGAACCGGGGATTTGTTGAGCAAACAAACCTGACTAAAAAAGAAAAACTCATTCGCGATGATCGATCCCGCGATAGAGAAAATTTAAAGATACATTACAAAAAGCTAAATCCGTATTCGTCGGATCCGTTTTCTAAAAACAAAAATTCTGAAACGGATATTTTCTGGGGAAAAATAATGAAGGTATCTTTAGCTCTATCCGTACTATGCCTTATTACATTTTCGCAATGTACCCAAATGGGAAATCCTTCCAGTGATCTCACTTGGGAGGAAAAACAACTTCTCTGGATCGCATACGGAGAAGAAATGAAAGGCGGACTACAACTTACAAAAGCGGCGGCCCAAAAATGGGGTCTCGGCATAGATGTCTATCCTGCTAAGACAAGAGTGGATAGAATGAGAAACACGATCGCATTTACGGAATCGGGTAAATGTCATGTAGAAGGGATCTCGCAAAAAAACGCAAAGGACTGTCAGCTATTCTCTTCTAATCCGTTTTATCTGGCAGCTTGTTCCATCAGCGCAACTACTAGTATAGAAAACAGCGTCATTTTTATTTTTAAAGACAGGATCAAAGCGACTGCGGACGCGATGAGAATGGAAGGAAGCACCATAGACGCGAAAGAATATATAATCGCGACCGTTGCTCACGAAGTAGGGCATTGTCTTGGGTTACAACATTCTCAAGATCCTAAAGATCTGATGTTCCCTATGTTGACCGGAAACGTATTCGAACCGAGCAGAACTGAAATGCATGCCGCACAAGCTTTGTATGATACTTCTATGCCGCCCGGTTCGATAGACGAATCTAATCTATATACGAAACAATCGGACTTTACTTACTTAAAACAATATACCGTACCTTCGTTTGCGGTATTCGGAAATATAAATATGGAAGAGGAAGACTGATAACCCCAGAACGGTAAAACCGATCAGTCTTCCTATGGTGCGGATCGAAGATTGCCGGGGATTAAACTCCCCGGTTTTTTTCTAATTTTTCGGCCAAGTCTACAAGTAGTCTTACACCGTATCCGCTTGGCCCGTTACCTATTTGGGTTCCGGATGCTTTTTTTCTCCAAGCAGTTCCTGCGATATCAATATGGGCCCAGTCAATTCCTGAATCCACAAAACGTTCCAGGTATTTTGCGGCAGAAAGGCTTCCACCAGGGCGTCCTGCGATATTACGTAAATCAGCTATATCACTCTTTAGATCTTCGCCGTATTCTTCCCATAAAGGCAGATTCCAGGTCCTTTCATCGGAAGAAGTAGAAGCCTCGTCCAAAAGTCCACGAAGCTTATCTGAATTACTCATAACTCCTGCAGCCTCATGACCTAAGGAGATGATGATCGCTCCAGTTAAAGTGGCGAGATCCACCATATAGTCCGGTTTGTATTTTTTCCCGATATAAGAAAGAACATCTCCCAAAACGAGACGGCCTTCTGCGTCCGTGTTTTGTACTTCTACAGTGAGACCGTTATGAGCGGTGTAAACGTCTCCCGGTTTTAAAGCGGCGGCATCCGGCATATTTTCCGCAACTCCAATCGCCGCAATTACCGGAACAGAAATGCCTAATTCTGCGATCGCACCGATCGCATGGATCACTGCAGCAGCACCGCACATATCATATTTCATTTCATGCATGTCTTGTGCAGGTTTGATACTGATCCCGCCCGAATCGAATGTAAGACCTTTTCCGATCAGTGCTAATTTCTTTTTGGATTTTGCCTTAGGAGGATTATATTCCAGAACGATCATCTTAGGTTTTTTGTCGGAACCTTGGGAAACGGCGAGAATTCCACCCATCTTTTCTTTTTTAAGCTGGGGTTCGTCCATCACAGTGATCTTTAGTCCTGCTTCTTTTGCGATCTCTTTGGAACGAGAAACAAATTCTTCCGGAGTGAAAT
This genomic interval carries:
- a CDS encoding leucyl aminopeptidase — protein: MKIERSKINFSIGKNTSKNIYKVIPVTKDNLPKELETKFSDQIRSGIFSAESGQSFIDESERIIYLGLGNSNKVSIRSVAQIFLSIGEKLRKWDSVGLEIKLTRFLTKTLSTSSLVYQIANSIDLGAFPINVLTKDFKEKKNKFGNVSFVLEDPNAEKSAKTGLDKSRAVSKYVNGARYIAHLPANHFTPEEFVSRSKEIAKEAGLKITVMDEPQLKKEKMGGILAVSQGSDKKPKMIVLEYNPPKAKSKKKLALIGKGLTFDSGGISIKPAQDMHEMKYDMCGAAAVIHAIGAIAELGISVPVIAAIGVAENMPDAAALKPGDVYTAHNGLTVEVQNTDAEGRLVLGDVLSYIGKKYKPDYMVDLATLTGAIIISLGHEAAGVMSNSDKLRGLLDEASTSSDERTWNLPLWEEYGEDLKSDIADLRNIAGRPGGSLSAAKYLERFVDSGIDWAHIDIAGTAWRKKASGTQIGNGPSGYGVRLLVDLAEKLEKNRGV
- a CDS encoding matrixin family metalloprotease, giving the protein MKVSLALSVLCLITFSQCTQMGNPSSDLTWEEKQLLWIAYGEEMKGGLQLTKAAAQKWGLGIDVYPAKTRVDRMRNTIAFTESGKCHVEGISQKNAKDCQLFSSNPFYLAACSISATTSIENSVIFIFKDRIKATADAMRMEGSTIDAKEYIIATVAHEVGHCLGLQHSQDPKDLMFPMLTGNVFEPSRTEMHAAQALYDTSMPPGSIDESNLYTKQSDFTYLKQYTVPSFAVFGNINMEEED